In bacterium, the genomic window ATCCCATGCCGTCAGGAAAAGCTCCTTTGGGAGATTAAGGGTGTCTGTACCACAAACCGACACAGGCAGGCTAGTAGAGCATACTAAGGTGCTCGAGACAACCCTGGTTAAGGAACTCGGCAAAATAACCCCGTAACCTCGGGAGAAGGGGTGCCATAGAGAATAGAATAGGCTTGCCTTTTCTGTTTAATATGGCCGCAGAGAAATGGCCCAAGCGACTGTTTATTAAAAACACAGGGCTCTGCCAAGTCTTAAAGACGATGTATAGGGCCTGACGCCTGCCCGGTGCTGGAAGGTTAAGAGGAGGGGTCAGCCCTTTCGCAAGAAGGGGTGAAGCCCTGAATTGAAGCCCCAGTAAACGGCGGCCGTAACTATAACGGTCCTAAGGTAGCGAAATTCCTTGTCGGGTAAGTTCGGACTTGCCCGATTAAAACCGGCTTATAACGGTAGAAGGGAAACCCCATACCGTGGGAAGTTGGCAAACCCAACCCCGTAACGACTGATCCGAAAGGTGAGGACTACCAAAAGTAGTCAATACGCCGGCACTTGCTAAAAAGGAGGTTGCGATGGAGCAATATTATATTACCGGTCTGGTAGATGGAGAGGGAAGTTTCTCGGTCTCTTTTTCATTAAAGAGAAGATTAAAAACAGGAATTGAAGTAAGGCCAAGCTTTTCTGTTTCTCTTAATGAGAGAGATATTGAAACATTAAAAAAGATCCGCGAATACTTCAAGGTTGGTGGGATAAGGTTTTCAAAAAGGGATAGGTGTTACAAATATGAGGTAAGGAGCATCAAAGATTTACGAAGAACAATTATCCCTCATTTTATCAAATATCCATTACAGACATCGAAGCAGAAAGATTTTGAAGCCTTTAAGAAAGTCTGTGAGATGATAAGCAAAAACCTGCATCGCTCACGGGTTTATCTTCCAACCATTATTGAGTTAGCGTATACGATGAATCCATCGGGAAAGAGAAGATACAAAAAAGAAAAGCTCCTAAAGCAATTGAGCAAGTGAAGATATAGTCTAAAAGAAGTTCCGACCCGCACGAATGGCGTAACGACTTGGGCACTGTCTCAACCAGGGACTCGGCGAAATTGTAGTACTTGCGAAGATGCAAGTTACCCGCAGCGGGACGGAAAGACCCCGTGAACCTTTACTGTAGCTTGGCATTGAATTTGGGTGTGTTATGTGTAGGATAGGTGGGAGGCTTTGAAGCAGGGGCGCTAGCTTCTGTGGAGCCACCGTTGAAATACCACCCTTAACATATTCAGGTTCTAACCTACTCCCTTGAAGCAGGGAGAGGAACAATGCCTGGTGGGCAGTTTAACTGGGGCGGTTTCCTCCTAAAAAGTAACGGAGGAGTCCAAAGGTTCCCTCAGTGTGTTTGGCAATCACACGAAGAGTATAAAGGCATAAGGGAGCTTGACTGCAAGAGGGACACCTCAAGCAGAGACGAAAGTCGGGCTTAGTGATCCGGCGGTTCTGTGTGGAAAGGCCGTCGCTCATCGGATAAAAGGTACTCCGGGGATAACAGGCTTATCTTGCCCAAGAGTCCATATCGACGGCAAGGTTTGGCACCTCGATGTCGGCTCATCGCATCCTGGGGCTGGAGCAGGTCCCAAGGGTTCGTCTGTTCGCCGATTAAAGCGGTACGTGAGCTGGGTTTAGAACGTCGTGAGACAGTTCGGTCCCTATCTGCTGTGGGCGCAGGAGATTTGAAGGGGAGCTATTCCTAGTACGAGAGGACCGGAATGGACAAACCTCTAGTGTACCAGTTGTCCTACCAAGGGCATAGGCTGGGTAGCTATGTTTGGAAGTGATAATCGCTGAAAGCATCTAAGCGGGAAGCATACCCCAAGATGAGATCTCCCGTAGCTCTGGAGGGAAAGATCAAAGCCTTAATGAGTAAATGAGCTTGCTTATTTACAAGTTAAGGTAGAGAGACTTCCTTCTATCCTCCTGAAGACTCCAGAGAGATTATCTGGTTGATAGGCGGTAGGTGGAAGCGAAGTAATTCGTTAAAAATTTAGGTTTGGATGAGAGGGAAAGAGTGGCTTGCTACAAATTCCTTTTTTGAAAAACTTAAAAGCCGAGCCGTACTAATAAGTCGTGTGTCTTTTCCTGTGCTACCATAGATTATCCTTCTCAAAGATTGTAAATTTTAAAATATTTTTTACTTTCAATTTACAATTTGCAATTCTTGAGCGAAGCGAAAGAAAATGTCCTGTGACAATGTCGAGGGGGAAACACCCGTTCTCATTCCGAATACGGTCGTTAAGCCCCTTGGAGCCGATGGTACTACACTGGTGACGGTGTGGAAGAGTAGGAAGTTGCAGGATTTTTTGTTTTTATAAAGATTTAATAGACAAACCCCTTTTTTTCCTTTATAATTTAACAATGTTTAAGAAAATTCTTGCTTTTTTCTCAAATGATATGGGGATGGATTTGGGAACAGCCACAACCCTTGTTTATTTAAAGGGAGAGGGAATTGTTTTATGTGAGCCATCTGTGGTTGCCATAAATAGGGAGACAAGAGATATTCTTGCGGTAGGAAATGATGCAAAAAGGATGCTGGGAAGGACGCCCGCAAATATTGTTGCCATTCAGCCATTAAGGGATGGTGTTATTGCAGATTTTGAAATAACGCAGGATATGATTAGATACTTTATCCAGAAGGCTAATACAAAGAAGACATTTCTGCCATTTAAACCAAGGATTGTTATTGGTGTTCCCTCTGGAATAACAGAGGTGGAAAGGAGGGCTGTTATTGAAGCGGCAGAACAAGCTGGAGCCTCTGAGGTTTATTTAATTGAAGAGCCTATGGCAGCGGCTATTGGTGCAAATATCCCTGTTCAGGAACCAACCGGCCATATGATTGTTGATATTGGTGGAGGAACAACAGAGGTTGCGGTTATCTCCCTTGGAGGGATGGTGATTAGTAAGTCTATCCGTATTGCTGGGAATGAAATGGATGAGGCAATTGTTCAATATATAAGGAAGCATTATAACCTTTTGATAGGAGATAGAACAGCAGAGGAAATAAAGATAAAGATTGGTTCTGCATATCCACTTACTGAAGAGGGCATAATGGAAGTAAAGGGAAGGGATGCAAATACAGGGCTTCCAAGGACATTAAGAATTTCATCGGATAAGGTACGGGAGGCATTAAAGGAGCCTATAAGTTTTATTATTGATGTTATAAAGTCTGCCCTGGAGGAAACACCGCCTGAGCTTTCATCTGATATTGTTGATAAGGGGATAACAATGGCAGGGGGAGGTTCTCTTCTTAATGGCCTTAATAAACTAATCTCTGAGGAAACCTCTCTTCCTGTTGTGGTTGCAGAAGATTCAACCAAATGTGTAGCCATTGGAACTGGGAAATACCTTGATGAGCTGAAAAATATCAAAATGGCAAAGAAAAGGGCTAGCCTACAATGGGTATCAAGGCTTTCCTCAAAGTAAGGGTCTTTATTCCTCTTGCCCTATCTTTTCTTATGATTATCATAAATCCCGAGAAATTAAGGGATTCTTTTCGTAGGGTTATCATTCCTATAGAGCTACTTGGTGGGAAAATAAGGGGGGCTCCTTTCCATTTTAATGAAGCTGTAAAGGATA contains:
- a CDS encoding rod shape-determining protein — protein: MFKKILAFFSNDMGMDLGTATTLVYLKGEGIVLCEPSVVAINRETRDILAVGNDAKRMLGRTPANIVAIQPLRDGVIADFEITQDMIRYFIQKANTKKTFLPFKPRIVIGVPSGITEVERRAVIEAAEQAGASEVYLIEEPMAAAIGANIPVQEPTGHMIVDIGGGTTEVAVISLGGMVISKSIRIAGNEMDEAIVQYIRKHYNLLIGDRTAEEIKIKIGSAYPLTEEGIMEVKGRDANTGLPRTLRISSDKVREALKEPISFIIDVIKSALEETPPELSSDIVDKGITMAGGGSLLNGLNKLISEETSLPVVVAEDSTKCVAIGTGKYLDELKNIKMAKKRASLQWVSRLSSK